In Sus scrofa isolate TJ Tabasco breed Duroc chromosome 11, Sscrofa11.1, whole genome shotgun sequence, the following proteins share a genomic window:
- the SERP2 gene encoding stress-associated endoplasmic reticulum protein 2 isoform X2 gives MVAKQRIRMANEKHSKNITQRGNVAKTLRPQEEKYPVGPWLLALFVFVVCGSAIFQIIQSIRMGM, from the exons ATGGTGGCCAAACAGCGGATCCGGATGGCTAACGAGAAGCACAGCAAAAACATCACCCAGAGGGGGAACGTAGCCAAAACCCTG aggCCGCAAGAAGAGAAGTATCCTGTAGGACCATGGCTCTTGGCCCTGTTCGTTTTTGTTGTCTGCGGCTCAG CTATCTTCCAGATCATTCAGAGCATAAGGATGGGCATGTGA
- the SERP2 gene encoding stress-associated endoplasmic reticulum protein 2 isoform X1: MSPRPLAPASYLPDHSEHKDGHVSRLGFKPTLPPTPGGRRTISARGQVAAGSRPAAPERKKGSLQCPPCPDPCIVDVRPNCLLRGHLGPSEFSSGKDVWLCSWQDWSFPDWCLRRALSVRVWPWVSVMSACGPRNDHRFTFYGYNFCSIGNCFYK; the protein is encoded by the exons ATGTCTCCTCGGCCACTGGCGCCCGCAAG CTATCTTCCAGATCATTCAGAGCATAAGGATGGGCATGTGAGCCGGCTGGGCTTTAAGCCCAccctccccccgacccccggAGGGCGGAGGACCATTTCAGCTCGTGGCCAGGTAGCTGCGGGAAGCCGACCAGCCGCCCCGGAGAGAAAAAAAGGCTCCCTCCAGTGTCCCCCCTGCCCCGATCCCTGCATCGTGGATGTCAGACCAAATTGCCTTCTCAGAGGACATCTCGGCCCCTCCGAGTTCTCCAGCGGAAAGGACGTTTGGCTTTGCTCTTGGCAGGATTGGTCCTTCCCGGATTGGTGTCTGCGGCGGGCCCTGTCTGTCCGGGTGTGGCCCTGGGTTTCCGTGATGTCTGCATGTGGGCCTCGGAATGATCACCGCTTTACTTTCTACGGATACAATTTCTGCTCCATTGGGAATTGCTTTTACAAATAA